From the Lepisosteus oculatus isolate fLepOcu1 chromosome 1, fLepOcu1.hap2, whole genome shotgun sequence genome, one window contains:
- the rpl34 gene encoding large ribosomal subunit protein eL34 yields MVQRLTYRRRLSYNTASNKTRLSRTPGNRIVYLYTKKVGKAPKSACGICPGRLRGVRAVRPQVLMRLSKTKKHVSRAYGGSMCAKCVRDRIKRAFLIEEQKIVVKVLKAQAQSQKSK; encoded by the exons ATGGTTCAGCGTCTTACGTACCGCCGTAGGCTGTCCTACAATACAGCCTCTAACAAAACAAGGCT GTCTCGAACCCCTGGTAACCGCATCGTGTACCTGTATACCAAGAAGGTGGGCAAAGCACCCAAGTCTGCCTGTGGCATCTGCCCTGGAAGACTGCGTGGA GTACGTGCTGTTAGACCTCAGGTTCTGATGAGGCTCTCAAAGACCAAGAAGCATGTCAGCAGAGCTTATGGTGGTTccatgtgtgcaaaatgtgtgcGTGACAG AATCAAACGTGCTTTCTTAATTGAGGAGCAGAAGATTGTTGTCAAAGTGCTGAAGGcacaggcacagagccagaAGTCAAAGTAA